ATAGATACAGCTCATGGACATACCAAAGGAGTGGTTTCTGTATTAAAAGAAGTAAAAGCTAAATTCCCTGAATTAGATGTTGTTGTAGGGAACATTGCAACCCCAGAAGCAGCTAAATATTTAGTAGAAGCTGGAGCAGATGCAGTAAAAGTAGGAATAGGACCAGGATCTATTTGTACAACACGTGTGGTAGCAGGTGTAGGATTCCCACAATTTTCAGCAGTATTAGAAGTAGCAGCTGCTATTAAAGGAAGTGGAGTTCCTGTAATTGCTGATGGAGGTATTCGTTATACAGGTGATATTCCAAAAGCTGTTGCAGCTGGAGCAGACTGTGTAATGTTAGGATCATTATTAGCAGGAACCAAAGAATCTCCAGGAGAAACGATTATTTACGAAGGAAGAAAATTCAAATCGTATCGTGGAATGGGATCTGTTGAAGCCATGAAACAAGGGTCAAAAGATCGTTATTTCCAAGATGTAGAAGACGACATTAAAAAGTTAGTTCCAGAAGGAATTGTAGGACGTGTTGCTTATAAAGGAGAATTACAAGAAAGCATTCACCAATTTGTAGGTGGGTTACGTGCAGGTATGGGATACTGTGGAGCAAAAGATATTGAGACCTTAAAAAATACGGGGAAATTTGTTCGTATTACTGCAAGTGGAATTAACGAAAGTCACCCACACGATGTTGCTATTACTAAAGAAGCACCTAACTATAGTAGACGATAAAATATAAAGGTATTATTACCTTAATTAAGGTAAAGGTAAAAGCTGTTAATTTAAATATTAACAGCTTTTTTAATTATATTTTAAAAAGTAAGAAGTAAAATTGTTTTTTGAATTAAAAAATCTTTTTTTTGCTATCAAATTAAAATTGTTTTTTGAATAGTAAAAAAAATACACTACTACTTTTTTTGTTGTCCCCTCTTTTTATCTTCAGTCAAAATTTAGATAAGATAGGCAAGTCGCCATTATTTAAAGTAACAGGAGGAGTTGGGGTAAACACAGTATATTATAACGGAAATTCTAATAGAGAACCTTTTACTTATTTTTTATCAGGAAATGTCAATTTAAATGTTAGTGACATTTATAATATTCCAGTTTCTTTTTCATATTCAAATAGTAAGTTTCAAGCTAACACACCATTTACTTTTAATAGGTTAAGTATTCATCCAAGCTATAAGTGGGTAACAGCACATGTTGGAGATGTAAATATGAGCTTTTCACCTTATACATTAAACGGACATCAATTTACTGGTGTCGGTTTTGATTTGTCTCCTAAAGATAAATTAAAAATAAGTTTAATGTATGGTAGGTTATTAAAAGAAAGAGAGTTTAGTGAAGATAATTTAAATGGAGAAGCTAATTACAAACGAATTGGATATGGAATTAAAGCTTCTTATAAGTTTGATAAGTTAACAGCAGGAGTTATTTTTTTTAGAGCAAAAGATGATATAGAGTCATTAAATAACCCAATTCCAATAGAAAAAGATGTACTGCCTAAAGATAATACAGTAATAAGCTTTAATACAGAACTAGATTTTTTTAAAGACTTAAAGTTAAAGGGAGAAGTAGCTTTATCAGCATTAACAGAAGATACAAGGGTTGAAGGAGAAAGCAATCATTTTGCCTCTTTTTTGTTATCAAGTAATCCAACAACTCAATATTATAAAGCATATAATTTAAACTTTGTTTATAAAGTAGGAAGGGGAGCAATTGGATTAGGGTATGAGTTAATTGACCCTAATTATAGAACTTTAGGAGGGTATTTTTTTAATAATGATTTAGAAAACTTAACTGTAAACGCTTCTCAAACCATTTTTAAAGATAAGTTATCTATAAACTTAAACGCAGGTTTACAAAATGACGATATAGACAATACAAAAGCTACACGGTTAAGTAGATTGGTTAGTTCCATAAACTTAGGGTATAATGCAAGTGAAAAATTAAATGTTAGTGCGGGGTATTCTAATTTTCAATCTTATACTAATATTAAAAACCAATTCGACTTTATAAATGGTGTATCTCAAATAGAGGAAGAGCTGGACCAAGATAATATAAGTCAGATTTCACAAAATGCAAATGTGAATGTAAATTATACTTTAGAAGAAACTCCAAGTACTAGACAAAATTTAAACTTTAGTTTGTCTTTTCAAGATGCTGTAAACAAAATAGGCGATGAAGTTAGAGAAGAAGATACATCTTCGTTTTATAATTTTACAGGAGCATATACTATTGGGTACCCTGATTCAGATTTAATGATTTCAGGAGCTATCAATGCTAGTTATAGTGAGTTAGGAATAACAGATGAGAACCTAATTTTTGGACCTACAATTTCTGCAACTAAAGGGTTTTTAGAAAAAAAACTAAAGTTAAATGGCTCGTTAAGTTATAACGAAAGCATTATTAATGGAGATAGAGAAGGTCAAGTAACTAATTTAAGGACAGGAGCAAGATATGTATACCATAAAAGGCATAATTTTAATTTAAATGGACTTCTTCAATTAAGAAGCTCAACTAATATTTCGAATAATAGTATTACCGTAACATTTGGATACACATATGATTTTGGAATTTTTAATTCTAAAAATATCAAGTTTAAAAGAAAACCAAAGGCAAAAAAAGAGAAAAAAGTAAAGAAGATTAAAAAGCCTATTAGATTTATTTACAAAGACTCTTTATACGAAGGAACAATTCCTGAAATAAGCTTTAGGATTAAAGAATTGATAGAATCAAAAAGTTTTAACGACGTACCCAAAAAGATAAGTAAGAAGTTACAGGATGAGAGAATACAAATTGCTAAAGAAAAAAGTAATAGAGTTTATAAGATAAAAGCGATTCAATTACTTGATGATATATATAAGTCTAAAGAATATTTAAAAGATTATAATGAGTTAATATATCAAGCTTTAATAGGTGTTTATAAAAGTGCTGTGTATTTGGATTATCCTACAGAACAAGATTACTTGAAAAATAAAAAAGAAATAAGAAAGCATGTTTTATGGTATAAAACATTAAAAGAAAGAGCAACTTACCCAGAAACATTACAAATTGAATTTAACAAAATGAATCAAGTACTGAGAAGGTCTCATAAAAAATTACTTGTTCACAGGTGGATTGTTTCAAAAATAGAAGAATATGAAACTTTAAAGAGGGTAAAAGAAGATACAGGTGTACTCAGAAAATTTAGAGAAGCAAATGCATCTAAAATTTATAAGATGTTTAAAATGAGTGAGAAAAAAAAGAAAATAAAATTATATTTGCAAGGACTCGTAATAGAGTTTTTAGCGAAAGAATCAGAAAAACATATTGATGAGAGTCAATATGAATTAAAATATATGGACTAACCCCTTTACCCTATTGTATGAAAAGAAAGCTACTCTTTGCTACATTTTTATTAGTTTTTTTTAATAGTGTTTTTGCTCAACAGTTTCCAGTTAGCATTATTCCAAGAGTAAAAGCACCAGCACCAGTTAATTTTTATAATTATGCAGATGATACTAGTTTAAATAGCCCTATAACGGTTCAAATTTTTTTAAATGATTTAACTATACCAAGTCGTCAAATAAGATTAAAAACGTATTTCGAAGGAGGTAACATACGTTTTTCAAGTAAGGACTTTGTAGTTGGAGCACAAGACTTGTTTTTAGAAGGAGGAATACCCTTAACATTAAGAAATACAGAACTAGCACCATATTATAGACTTGAAAATATACAAGGAATAAGCTCTTCTGTTTATGGACAAACAATACCTGAAGGAAGTTATAATTTTTGTTTTGAGGTGTACGATTACATTTCAGGAGCAAAACTATCAGCAAAAAAATGTGCTACCGTATTTATATTTAAAAATGAACCACCAATATTAAATATTCCTTTAACAGGAAGTAATATTGAACCCACAGATTTTGAAAACATTATTTTTCAATGGACACCTCGTCATATCAATGTTAGCAATGTAGAGTATGAGTTTAGTATTGTTGAAGTTTGGGATAACTCAGTAAACCCTCAAACAGCATTTTTATCACAACTTCCTATTCATCAGGAAACAACTAGAAGAACAACCTTAATTTATGGGCCAGATAAGCCTTTACTATTACCTGGGAGAAAATATGCTTGGAGAGTAAGAGCCAAAGCGCTACAAGGCTTAGAAGAAATAGGATTGTTCAAAAACCAAGGATACAGTGAGGTTTTCTGGTTTTCAAGAACAGTACCGTGTCAGGTACCAGAAGGGATATCAGCAGAAGCTAAAGGAACTTCAAAAATCAATGTTTTCTGGGAACAAGACCCAACAGTTTTTTCAGAATATATCATAGCATATAGAGAAAATGGAAAGACGAATGCTAGTTGGTTTACTAAAAGAACAAACAGTAGTTGGGCAACTATATGGAACTTAAAACCTGGAACTACTTATGAATATAAAGTAAAGGGAAAATGTAGCTATCAGTTTAGTGACTATTCTGAATTACAATACGTAACAACAGATTTGATACAAAATGAAGATGCTAATTATAATTGTGGAATAGTTCCTGATGAAATTGCCATTTCTAATAGAAATCCACATGCAGGTTTAACTATAGGAGATGAGGTTACTGCAGGAGATTTTAAAGTGATTATAACAGAAATTCAAAGCCAATCTAATGGAAGAATTTCAGGAAAAGGTTATGTAGCTATTCCATATTTAAAGTTTGCTAAGTTCGGTGTAACTTTCTCAAATATTTTAATAAACACAGCTAATCAATTAGCAGAAGGAGAAATAGTAACGTTGTATGATCCAGAATTTGGCAAGGGAGCATCGGCTGATGTGGATGTAGATGTGGATATTTCTGATGGAATTAATGGAGACGATGGAGTTAAGGACGATTTAGTAGAAGTTGATTTTGTAATAGATGAAGTAAAAATAGATGCAAATGGAGCTATCGTCGTAACTGGAACAAATGGAGAAGAAGCCATCATACCGGGTGATGATGATATAAGTATAAAAAGCGCAAATGGAGATGTGTGGTCGGTAGGAGAAGATGGGACTGTTACAAAAGAAGAAGGAGCAGAAGGAGGAGCTGTTGCAGACAATACAACAAATGGTATTGATGAAGAAGGCAATGTAAATGCAATAACAGCAGCAGGGGTTACAGTTGTTTTTCAAGAATCTGGTGATTATTATTTTGATGCATTACCAGAAAATACTTCTGTAACTTTTGAAAAAGAATACAAAATTTTAGAAGCAAATGGTACAAAGTATAAAGTACCTTATAAAGCAATATCAGATATACAAGGCGAAGATTTTATTACAGCTAAAGTTACTATCAACGATGCTAGTATTTCAAAAGATGATATCATTTTTAAAACAAAGGATGGGGCAAAAGTAGAGGTTAACTGGAATAATAACAGTACAGAAGCAACATTAAAATTAAAAAGAAAGTTTGATTATGCAGATGAAGAGATTTTTGCGGTTGTAAAGTCTAAAGAGAATAATGAAAAATATGATATAGCAGGTAGTTTAATAACAACACACTTAGCATCTAAAGAATTAGAACCTATAAATGTAACCTTAATACCAGTAGGAGATGGTGTTGTAATTAACGATGCTTTAAAAGAAAAAACAGCAGAAATATATAGCAAAGCAGGGGTTCGATTAAATGTTCAAATAGGACAAAGTATTTTGCCAGATGAGGTGTATGGTTGGGATAAAGATGGAAACAAAAGATTAAAAGTAGGAGACAGTTCTATATTATCACATTATACGGATGAACAATTGATGTTTAATAACTATGTTAAACAACAAGAGTATTACACAGATAAAACATATTATGTTTTTGTTACGAATATATCTATAACTAACGCCAATGTATCAGGTTTTATGCCATTGAAAAGGCAGTTTGGTTTTGTGTTCACTCAAAATGCGACTACAGTAACAAAACAATCTAGAACCTTAGCACACGAATTAGGGCACGGAATTTTTGGATTAGAACATACTTGGGATGAGTACCAATTTGGACAAGGAGCTACTAACTTCTTAATGGATTATGGTAGCGGAACAGTTTTAAACCATTTAGATTGGAAAAAAATGCACGCTCCGGGTGTGCAATTGTATTGGTTCCAAGGAGATGAAGATGGAGAGTATATTCATACTGGTATAGACTACAATGCTTTAATGAGTTGGTTGAAAGTAAATAAAGGAAAAAAAGAAGTAGAGTATAACCCTAATCTTTTTCTTACAGATTCAACCATATCAATACTAGGAGATAAAATACCAATATCAGTTCAATTTCAAATAGGAAATCGTAAACTGAAATTATGGGGTAGCTTATCTTCAGAAAAAGGAATTGTAGATGTCTCTAATATTGAAAGGTATTTAGATTTAGAAATAAATGAAAAGCATACTTATACAGATAAAATTAATTATATAAATGGAGAAACACATTCTAGAAAAGATGCGATTCGTTTAACTATTAGAGATGTTAAGGATTATGTAGAGTATTCAGAGTATGTAGGTATTGGGTTAAATAAGAACTACATATTAGAAAAGTTTAATAAGGAATTTGAAAAAGCCGGAGAAGATTGTAATAAACTAGATTTTTTATATGAACATGCACCTAATTTTGTAATTGACGAAAGAAAAACAGAACACTGGAGTGATCTTATATCACTCGCTTCTTGCTCAATTAATGAAGGTGGATCAGATGAAGAAAAAGCAGTAATAAAATTAATAGATGCTATAGGTAGAGACAATTCTCAAAAACTTTTAGATGGATTGCTAACTCATAAAGTAGATGACAAGAAGTTGTTCAAAGTGCTTTATGAGAAAATTGATAACTACGGAGGAGAAGACAATTTCACCAAATTTATTCAAATAGTTTATAAAAATTGGTTACAGAGTAATTATGCTAATCTTGAAACAGAGCTGTTTATTCCGTATAATTCTCAGAAAACATTAGGCTTTTATACCGATGATTTTGGTGTTTTTTTTAAAACTAATGAAGATGAGATTTTTATCACCTCAAAGTATAATAGTGTAAGTTATAAGGTAGTAGGGTCATTTGGTTTTTATAGTAAGTTAAATATCCTTAATACAGGACAAACAGTAGAAGGTTTGAAAATTCCTTCAGAAGAAATCCCTGCATTTTACTTAAAAGCTATAAAAGAAGTAAATCAAACAGCTAATTTAGAAACAGCATTTAATCTAACCTTTGATGCAGTAACGACTGTTTCTGGTGTAGGGAATTTAGTTAAACTTAGACATTTAAGGCATTTATCTAAAGGAGCAAAAACGGTTAAATATACAGTTGCAGGGGCAGAGATATCAGCGGGAGTTTTAAATGCAATGCTCACGTTGTCTGATTGTAAAACAGAGTTTTGTAATAAATTAAGAACACATTTGTTCTGGTTAGAAATGGGGTCTTTAGGATTAGACATTTTTACTGAACAAATGATAAAGAAAACAGCTAAAGAAGCCTACGAAAAAGCTGATGAAACAATTGATGTTAATGTTAGAGAGGAGTTGGCAAGAGTGGCTGGAGTTCAGGTAGGTATTGCAGATAAAGTTAAACAGCTCTTCAGAGGTAATATTAATTTAACAGGAGATAAAATTGGAGCTGTAAAAGGATATATTAATACCAATGATAATTATATTGATATAATTGTACATTCAGATAATACGGGAGATAACTTTTCAGTGATTATTGAGTTAGGTGGAAAGACAGAAAATATAACACTTACTGCAGCTGAATTTGGTCAAGCACTTACATCAATACCATCTAATAAAACTATTCGATTACTAAGCTGTAATAACTCATCTAGTGCTAGTGAGATAGCTAAAGTATTAGATAGAGATATAATTGGATCAACAGGAGAAATGAAAATTTACAGTAATAATGTAATAGAAGCAGATAATTGGTATGTAGCAAGATCAAATGGAAAGGTAGAAGATATTGACATGAGCTCTGCAACTCCATCAGGAGATTTTATAATTCTAAAACAAAAGTTTGTTGATAATTTGTCACCTGAGGTGATAACCAGTTTAAAGAAGGTTCTTGGAAATCAGTATGATGAGTTTATTGATATGCTAACAAGAAGTAAGTTACCAGGTACATGGACAATCAAGAACGTAGAGGGAAAGCTTACTGTTATAGATAGGAATGGTACAGTTTGGGCGGAAATTTCTGAAGGAATTATTAAAGCTAAAATAGGAGGAACAGGTGATGGATGGAATCATTTATTAAATGTAGATCCTCCTCTAATGAAAAATTTCAGGTATGAAGTTGATGGGGGAAAATTTGTGTTTGAAACAGATCAGTTTGGAAGGGTTTCAAAAGCTATTATGGATCCTGTAGAAATTAATAAAAATATTAAAAGGAATGAAGAGTTTCAAGCAAGAGCAAAAGAGGTAAAAGACGGATCAACAGTAAATGTAGATGATGGTGGTCATATATTTAGAAATGAATGGGGAGGACCAAGTGAACAGATTAATTATTTCTCTCAAAATGCCTCTGAAAATAGAACTGGTGAATGGTATAAAATGGAGGATAAAATTTCGAAAATGTTAAAGTCAGATACCCCGCCTAATGTTAAAATAGAAATGGAATTTAATTTTACTGGAGGTTCTAAAAGACCTGACTCTATTGATGTAATTGTCAAAGTTGATGGAAAAATAGATACACAGTTATCTAGAAGTTACGATAACCCTCTCTAAAAAATAAAATAAAATGAAAAACAATTTTTTAGACCTAATAAAAAATGGTTTTAATGGTTTAGATTGGAAATCAATTAAAGTCATATTTGATGTTACTAACGGGAGTATTGGTTATGAATCTATTCAATACGTAACATCTCAAAATCAAATAGAAGAGCATTGGATACCGTTTAAAAAAATAAAAGAAGTTATAGATTTTATCAGAGAATTATATAATTCTAAAAAAGAAACTAATGAGAAGTTTAATAAAGTTGAAGTTAATTTTATTTTAAATGGAAAAAGTACAGTACGATATTATTTAGATGATGTTGAAGAATTAAAAAATAAAATAGATACAGCAAATGTGTTTTTCCAGTGGTTAAATGAGACAATGATGAATCGTATTTTCGAGTATGAAAAAGAAAACAACTTATTAATTTCAAACTATGATGAGGATGGAGACTTTATAGATTATAAAGAATCATGGGATTCAGGTGTGTTTACATTTAAAATAGTTAATAAGACTGTAGATTACTCTATAAAATTGACAAAAGATAATGTTTCTAGAAACCTATCAATGCCTTTACCAGAGTATTTGATTAAAGGACTTTTAGAGCATTATCAAATAACGAATAAAGAACTAAAAGAAGAATGGAAACCTTGGAATAAATTAGTAATTAACTCTCTACATAACTCTATTCCTTATGAAGAATGGGAGCAATATGTATTTTATACTTATGAAGAAATTTAATTAATATGATATTGTAAAGAAAAGAAGAAAAAACAATTAACCAACCAAACTAAATGAATAAAAAATTACCCCTAAGTTTTTTAATACTATTATTTATAAGTGTTTCGTTGTTCGCCACACCAAACTTTACAGAGCGAGACAGCACAGCTGTAACAAATAAGTATGTTGATAAAACGAACTTAATAGCAAAAAGTAAAACACTTCGTAACTTTTCTTCGCTTGATAAATTTGATGAGATAGAAGAAGCTTTAAAACCAGAAATACAACAACGGTTTACACAGCAAGGCTTTCAGTTTAATACAGCTGATTCACTAATCAATAAAAAGTGGTTAGATATGGCTACCAATACATTTAAAAGTATTGAAGAGTCAGAAAACTATATCGATGTTTTAACAAAAGACGGATTAAGTCAGCTTCCTGTAGCAATTAAACCTGTTAGCATTAGTAATGTAAAATATACAGTAGGAATAGCAAAAGCCGTATTTAAACCAGCGTATTCAGAACTAACAGTTTTTTTAAAAGTAGAGCTACCTAATACAAATCCTGATAGGGGAGAACAGGTATTAATTTTAGGAGCTTCCAATGTAAAGTTATCTCATGAAGGAGGAATTATAGGAGATGCGAGACTACATTTAATATCGCAATTTACAGTTAATTTCAATAGTGGAACATTACTACTTACCTTAAATGGAAGTATGGAAGAACCAGGAACCTATGCAATTATTGATTGCTCTGGTTTTAAAGAAATGGGCTTAGATGCAAATGTAAAATTTGCCAATGGCTTATTACACCCTGTTGATGAAAAAGGGAAAAAGAAAATAGGATATGTAGAAGCAAATTTTAAAACCTCGATTTCTGATTGGAATGATATGGTTGTGAATATATCGTTACCTGAATTCGGAATTAAAGGTATAGAAGGAACTACGTTCAAACTAAATACAGCCGTATTTGATTTTAGTGATTTAAGAAATGATGAAGCAACTCCAAAGGCTTACCTAGATAAGTTTTATAGTACGGAGCCGAATTTGTGGAGAGGAGTATATGTAAAATCACTTCAAGTTATTTTACCACCTGAGTTTAAAAAGAAAAATGAAGATAAAAGAGTTGCTTTTGGTGCTACAGATTTAATTATAGATGGACAAGGAGTAACAGGTAAGTTTACAGGAGAAAATGTAATCGATTTAAATGAAGGGACTGCCTCAGGGTGGGATTTTTCATTAGACTACTTTTTGTTAGATATAGAAACAAATCATTTAAGAGCAGGAGAGTTTGATGGAAAACTAGTACTTCCAGTTTCTCAATTAGATAGTTTACAATACAATGCAGTTTTTCAACCAGGAGAATATAAATTGGCTGTAAAAACTGAAAAAGATATCAAGTTTAATGTTTGGAAGGCAAATGTTCATTTGACCAAGGATTCTTATGTAGAGATGAAGGTTAAAGATGGAGAGTTTAGACCAAAAGCAAACTTAAACGGATCAATGAGTCTTGCATCTGGATTAAAAAAGGATGAAAAAGAATCTAATGACACATCAAAAAGTATCATAAATTTTAAGGGAATAACATTCCAAAAAATGGTATTACAAACTGAATCTCCTAAGTTTTCAGTCGATTATTTTGGTGTTAAAGGAAAGTTGCAATTGGCTAATTTCCCTATAGTAATTAATGAAATAGGTTTAAGAACTCCTGCAGATAATAAAGCAGAATTAGTTTTTGATTTTGCAGTGAATTTAACATCAGAGTCAGATGGAGGAAATGGAGGAGCTTCAAAATTAGCTTTTAAAGCTAAAATGGATGATTCCGGAAACAAATGGAAGTTTGATGGAGTAAGATTAGAACACTTATATATAAAAATGGACGTTGCCGGTATGCAGTTAAAAGGGGCAATTTTCATTTTTGAAGATGATCCAACTTACGGAACTGGATTTGCAGGTGCAGTTGGAGCTAAGTTTTCTACAGGAATAAAGTTAGAAGTAGAAGCAAAAGCGCTTTTTGGAAGAACAGAATCCTTTAGATATTGGTATGCGGACGCCAAAGTAACACTGCCACAAGGAATTCCAATTTTCCCTGGTTTTGCATTGAATGCTTTTGGAGGAGGTTTCTACAATAAAATGCGTATGGCAGGTAATTCAAATGCGCAAGATGCTGCTTTTACAGAAATTGGAGCTTCAACTTCAGGAGTAATCTACGAACCATATGAGCAAAACTCATTTGGAATGAAAGCGTCTGTAGGAATCATTACTCAAAATTCAGAAGAACTTTTTCATGCTACCGTAGAGTTTGGTATGGCATTTAGAAAGTCAGGAGGACTACAAGAAATATACATGAAAGGTTTTGGTGAACTAATAGCCTCTTTACCAGGGGACTTTTTCGATACAGTAAATAGTAACTTGTCTAGCATTGCAGTGGTAGGAGGACAAGGAATTCCAGCACAAAGTCCAACAGCAGCTATTTCAGCAAATGTTTTTATTGGTTTTGATTTTGTGAATGATATTTTCCACTCTACATCTGAAGTATATATAAATTTCGGAGTTTTAAAAGGAGTAGGTCCTTCTGGTAGAGCGGGATGGCTAGATTTTTATGTAGCTCCAGATGAATGGCACATGCTCGTTGGAACTCCAGAAGATAGAGTAGGAGTAAAAATAGACTTAGGAATTCTAAAAATAAAAATGGATAGTTACTTCATGACAGGAGAAAACTTACCAGGAAGTCCGCCACCACCACCAATTGTTGCAGATATTTTAGGAGTTGATGTTGCTGAGCTCAATTATATGAGAGATGCTAATATGTTGGAATCTGGAAAAGGTTTAGCTTTTGGATCTAGCATGAGTGTTTCTACAGGAGATTTGAAGTTTTTAATCTTCTATGCTCGATTTGATGCAGGAATAGGTTTTGATATTATGTTAAAAGACTATGGAGAAGCTTATTGTAAAGGATCTTCAGAAGTTATAGGAATGAATGGTTGGTACGCTAATGGACAAGCGTATGCTTATTTACAAGGAGTTTTAGGTGTAAAATTTAAACTCTTTGGGATAAAAAAGAAACTACCTATTATAGCAGGAGGAGGAGCTGTATTATTACAAGCAAGATTGCCAAATCCAGCATGGTTTAGAGGATATTTAGCAGGAAAATATAACTTGTTAGGAGGTCTAATTAAAGGGAGATTTAGGTTTAAAATTGAGTTTGGAGACAAATGTGAAATAGTGGGGGGAAGCCCTATAGATGGTATTGTCGTAATTAGCGACTTAACACCAAAAGAAGGAAGTACAGATATAGATGTGTTTGCAGCTCCCCAGGCAGTATTCAATTTACAGATTAATAAAATTTTTGAAATTCCTGATGATACAGGAGATAGAAAGTATAAAATTTTATTAGATGATTTTTCCGTAACAAAAGATGGACAAAATATTGTAGGAGAAATAAAATGGAATGATAGAAATGATGTAGCAGTATTTTATTCACATGAAATTTTACCACCACATGCTCAATTAAAAGCTAAAGTTCAATTACACTTTGAAGAATACAAAGGAGGAAGCTGGCAAAAAATAAAATCAGGAGGTAAGGTAGCTACAGAAGTAAAAGAAGTAAACTTTACAACAGGAGAAGCACCAGAAACAATACCATTAACAAATATAGATTATATGTACCCTGTACTAGGGCAAAAAAACTTCTTTATTGATGAGTATAGCACAGCTTATGTAAAATTAAAAAGAGGTCAAACATACTTGTTTGAAGCTGCGCCAGATTGGAAAAAAGAAATGATAATGACCAGTGCATCTGGTGAAAATTTATACAAACAATTCACATATAACTCTGCTAAAAAGCAGTTAGTTTATTCGCTGCCAGTAAATCAAATGCAAACACAAACACAATATGATGTAAGCTTAAAACTAACATCAGAAGCAAGTGATTTAGATGATAATGTATCAGAAACATATACTTCTAAAAATATAGGAGGTAGTTCTGAAAATACAGTTGAAGTAAAATCAAGGAAAGCAGAAGGAAATGTAAGCAAAGAAGGAGAGAAAGAATTGT
The nucleotide sequence above comes from Tenacibaculum singaporense. Encoded proteins:
- a CDS encoding TonB-dependent receptor, with protein sequence MNSKKNTLLLFLLSPLFIFSQNLDKIGKSPLFKVTGGVGVNTVYYNGNSNREPFTYFLSGNVNLNVSDIYNIPVSFSYSNSKFQANTPFTFNRLSIHPSYKWVTAHVGDVNMSFSPYTLNGHQFTGVGFDLSPKDKLKISLMYGRLLKEREFSEDNLNGEANYKRIGYGIKASYKFDKLTAGVIFFRAKDDIESLNNPIPIEKDVLPKDNTVISFNTELDFFKDLKLKGEVALSALTEDTRVEGESNHFASFLLSSNPTTQYYKAYNLNFVYKVGRGAIGLGYELIDPNYRTLGGYFFNNDLENLTVNASQTIFKDKLSINLNAGLQNDDIDNTKATRLSRLVSSINLGYNASEKLNVSAGYSNFQSYTNIKNQFDFINGVSQIEEELDQDNISQISQNANVNVNYTLEETPSTRQNLNFSLSFQDAVNKIGDEVREEDTSSFYNFTGAYTIGYPDSDLMISGAINASYSELGITDENLIFGPTISATKGFLEKKLKLNGSLSYNESIINGDREGQVTNLRTGARYVYHKRHNFNLNGLLQLRSSTNISNNSITVTFGYTYDFGIFNSKNIKFKRKPKAKKEKKVKKIKKPIRFIYKDSLYEGTIPEISFRIKELIESKSFNDVPKKISKKLQDERIQIAKEKSNRVYKIKAIQLLDDIYKSKEYLKDYNELIYQALIGVYKSAVYLDYPTEQDYLKNKKEIRKHVLWYKTLKERATYPETLQIEFNKMNQVLRRSHKKLLVHRWIVSKIEEYETLKRVKEDTGVLRKFREANASKIYKMFKMSEKKKKIKLYLQGLVIEFLAKESEKHIDESQYELKYMD
- a CDS encoding DNA/RNA non-specific endonuclease yields the protein MKRKLLFATFLLVFFNSVFAQQFPVSIIPRVKAPAPVNFYNYADDTSLNSPITVQIFLNDLTIPSRQIRLKTYFEGGNIRFSSKDFVVGAQDLFLEGGIPLTLRNTELAPYYRLENIQGISSSVYGQTIPEGSYNFCFEVYDYISGAKLSAKKCATVFIFKNEPPILNIPLTGSNIEPTDFENIIFQWTPRHINVSNVEYEFSIVEVWDNSVNPQTAFLSQLPIHQETTRRTTLIYGPDKPLLLPGRKYAWRVRAKALQGLEEIGLFKNQGYSEVFWFSRTVPCQVPEGISAEAKGTSKINVFWEQDPTVFSEYIIAYRENGKTNASWFTKRTNSSWATIWNLKPGTTYEYKVKGKCSYQFSDYSELQYVTTDLIQNEDANYNCGIVPDEIAISNRNPHAGLTIGDEVTAGDFKVIITEIQSQSNGRISGKGYVAIPYLKFAKFGVTFSNILINTANQLAEGEIVTLYDPEFGKGASADVDVDVDISDGINGDDGVKDDLVEVDFVIDEVKIDANGAIVVTGTNGEEAIIPGDDDISIKSANGDVWSVGEDGTVTKEEGAEGGAVADNTTNGIDEEGNVNAITAAGVTVVFQESGDYYFDALPENTSVTFEKEYKILEANGTKYKVPYKAISDIQGEDFITAKVTINDASISKDDIIFKTKDGAKVEVNWNNNSTEATLKLKRKFDYADEEIFAVVKSKENNEKYDIAGSLITTHLASKELEPINVTLIPVGDGVVINDALKEKTAEIYSKAGVRLNVQIGQSILPDEVYGWDKDGNKRLKVGDSSILSHYTDEQLMFNNYVKQQEYYTDKTYYVFVTNISITNANVSGFMPLKRQFGFVFTQNATTVTKQSRTLAHELGHGIFGLEHTWDEYQFGQGATNFLMDYGSGTVLNHLDWKKMHAPGVQLYWFQGDEDGEYIHTGIDYNALMSWLKVNKGKKEVEYNPNLFLTDSTISILGDKIPISVQFQIGNRKLKLWGSLSSEKGIVDVSNIERYLDLEINEKHTYTDKINYINGETHSRKDAIRLTIRDVKDYVEYSEYVGIGLNKNYILEKFNKEFEKAGEDCNKLDFLYEHAPNFVIDERKTEHWSDLISLASCSINEGGSDEEKAVIKLIDAIGRDNSQKLLDGLLTHKVDDKKLFKVLYEKIDNYGGEDNFTKFIQIVYKNWLQSNYANLETELFIPYNSQKTLGFYTDDFGVFFKTNEDEIFITSKYNSVSYKVVGSFGFYSKLNILNTGQTVEGLKIPSEEIPAFYLKAIKEVNQTANLETAFNLTFDAVTTVSGVGNLVKLRHLRHLSKGAKTVKYTVAGAEISAGVLNAMLTLSDCKTEFCNKLRTHLFWLEMGSLGLDIFTEQMIKKTAKEAYEKADETIDVNVREELARVAGVQVGIADKVKQLFRGNINLTGDKIGAVKGYINTNDNYIDIIVHSDNTGDNFSVIIELGGKTENITLTAAEFGQALTSIPSNKTIRLLSCNNSSSASEIAKVLDRDIIGSTGEMKIYSNNVIEADNWYVARSNGKVEDIDMSSATPSGDFIILKQKFVDNLSPEVITSLKKVLGNQYDEFIDMLTRSKLPGTWTIKNVEGKLTVIDRNGTVWAEISEGIIKAKIGGTGDGWNHLLNVDPPLMKNFRYEVDGGKFVFETDQFGRVSKAIMDPVEINKNIKRNEEFQARAKEVKDGSTVNVDDGGHIFRNEWGGPSEQINYFSQNASENRTGEWYKMEDKISKMLKSDTPPNVKIEMEFNFTGGSKRPDSIDVIVKVDGKIDTQLSRSYDNPL